CAAACAGCAATTTTGGATTAGAATAATCGCAGAATACTCATCAACTCATTCGATAGTCAATTTCATTGACTGTTTATCCATATCATTCATTTGTCGGAAAACAGCTTTTCACGTCACTTTACAATCTTACTCTCAAGACTTGGCCTAAAAATGAAATCATCTATATGAGCACTGGAGAATATGTTTAAACCTGTGTTATCAGTACTGTTATTTCTTATCGGAAATCTCATTTTGACCTCCTCTAATAAATCAGATGAAATAGTTGGAACATGGGTGGCAGAAGGAAGCTCATTTGAAAATCGGTGGGTATATCATGCGGAAAATACACTTACCACTTATTATAAAAACAACGTATATAAAACCTACAACTGGTCAATCCGAGAAGTTTCTACTCCTTCTGGATTAACTAAACGTGAATTGGTGCTGATCAATATTGAAAATCCTGATGATCAGAAAAATTATATAATCGATACACAGACTGAAAAAAGACTTATCCTTGTATATAATATTGGTGTAGGACTTTCAATGAGTACGTATATACGGAAGTAATGATACTTTAGCAGGTATCATCTCTCACTAGTAACCTGAGTCGAAAGACCGGAACTGGAAGTGATCTCATAAATTGAAGAATGCATAGGCGACGACGGCGGTGGCGGTTAGGACTTACACTGACCTATACCTCCTGCTCCACCGAAAGATCCATCTGATCCTAATCCGTGGGAACCCATTGTACCCGGCGGTTCATCCGACCCTTTCGAATCGTGCGATCCGGGTGAAGACCCCGATGATGACGAAAAGCTCTGCCCGCTGGGCCAGATTGATGACGGGTTTGGGAATTGTATTGAGGAGGAGAAAAAGACGGAGAAAGTCAGGTTAAAGTTTTGTTTAAAATATTGAGTCAAGACCTTATAATTGAGTCTGAATTATAAAGAACATCATCTATTCTAATTATGCCTGATTCAAACCGCATCACCAAAGAAAATCCATACAAAATCGTATTCGTCTGTCTCGGTAATATCTGCCGCAGCCCGACCGCCGAGGGTGTGATGCAGCACTTGGTGAACGAGCGCGGTCTTCAGTCCTATTTCTATATCGATTCGGCCGGGACGTCCGCCTACCACATCGGGGAGCCTGCCAACAGCAAGGCACAAAAAGTGGCAAATGAGCGAGGGTTTGAGCTCAAATCCAGAGCCCGGCGATTTGAATCCGAAGACCTGTACGAATTTGACCTGATTCTAGCGATGGACCGGGAGAACTACCAAAACATTCTGGCTTTAGACGGTAACGGCAGCTATTCCGACAAGGTTAAATTAATGCGCGAGTTCGACCCGAAAGCCGGTAACAACGCCGAAGTGCCCGACCCCTACTACGGCGGTATGGACGGATTCAACAATGTGTTTGATATGGTTCAACGAAGCTGCGAAAACCTACTCGACGAGCTGGAAGAACGGATAGAGAAATAACCACGCCCCGAATTGCCCGGTTCGGGTGATGAATACTCTATAAGGTGGCTATTTTCAAAACTTATTTTGCTGGGAACCGCCTCATCATTGATTAACGCTTCAAGCAACTCCCTCTGTTCGACGGCGGATAGGTTTCAGGCTAAATATCTACCCATGTTTCATCCCGATGGGATGATGGACTCATAACATTAAAGAGATGGTATTTTAAAACGTGCCGTGAATCGCCCGACTCGGGGTTGAGATATAATCTGATAATACATTTAAATTTATATCGCCTCATCTTTGAATAGCGTCTCAAGAAAGTCTTTCTGTTCGGCAACTATATATGGTTAAAGCTATTCTCTACCCATGTTTAATCCATGCGAGATGAATGGTGGTGGCTGAGACATGGTATCTATATAAGGAGCACTCTTCTGGTTTTTGGTTTACAATATTACGTAAAGATTGCTCCCCTCCTTGCGGCGTTCTTTTGCGGCGGAGGGGCAGGGGGGTGGGTCGCCCCTACAGGGCTTTTCATTATTTTATCCTTGAGATACCCACCATTGAAATGGTGGGCTAAAATGTGAACTCATGGCTACGCCATTTGTAGAGTATATAAGATCAAATAATGCATAAATAAGCTGAGAATAGACAGACTATAAATCCTAAACCCCGTAGGGGTGAAACACTCATAGCCCGGGGTTTCAACCCCGGGTTAGAAATGTACCTCAAAATTGATTCCGCCGAACAGAGAGCGTTGTTCGAAGTTTATGGAATTTTGAGGCGGTTATACTCAGCGTTGATAGATATGGTATTTTTATAAGTCTCTCTTTATAGCTATTTAGTTACAGGCTTGAAGAGTAAAAATACCATGCCTGATTAACATAAAAATCAAAGAGATAGGCGCCCCGTTGCACAGGTTGTAGCTCAGAGCATCAAACTTTCCTTCAATCCAATACTAAAATTTCATGATATTTTTCCGGGTCATACTCATAAGCTTTTCGAAATGTGTCAATACAAATAGAATAAACCCAACCTGGAAAACCAACAAGATTGTATCTGTGTATTTTGGTGAAACCTGAAATTCCATCTGCGGAATCAAGCTCATCAGAACAATGCCACTGACTATGCCAACGATAAAAAAGAACCATGAAAAGGCCACTCCTCTTTGATAATCTTCCTGAATTGCCTTTTTTTCCAACTCAAGGCGTTCAATATTCAGCATCACGTCATCTTCAATATCGGGAAAAGGTAAATTCTCCTCTCCGTGCGATAACAACTCTTTAAACAGTTTATCCTCTTCCGTCATCACTACACCTCTTCCGGTTTCAGGTTGAAATTTTTGGATAGTTTTTCTCTCATGTTATTCCTTGCTCTGTGTAAAATTACCTTTGTATTTGAATTGCTCCAGCCGGTTATTTCGCAAACTTCTTTGATGCTGTACTCATACAGATAAAATAACCTCAGAGCGAGGCTTTCATCAGGCTTCATCGCTTTTAAAACGGTTTGAATACAGTGCCTCTTGTGTTGATCGTCTATAGCTTGGTGTACTGAATTATTTGAACCATCAATATGCTGTTCTTCATTGAAGGGATGGTTTCTATCCGGTTTTCGGCTGCGCAACAGCTGATAAGATTCATTGACAACTATTCGATGAAACCAGGTATTAAATGCAGCCTCTTTTCTAAACTCAGCAAGACCTTCATATGCATTAATAAAAGATTTTTGAACCACCTCTTTTGCCGCATACTCCTCCTTCACGATCGATATCGCCAGGTTATAAGCATCCTCCTTATACTCCCTGATGATAAATCGAAAGGCCTCTTTGTCACCATTTAAAACTCGTTCTATGTAACGATCCGGCATTAATCAGTTATCCGTTATCCTTTTTGCCTACATAATGTGCAATAATCATCCCGATCCCACCAAACAGTAACATCATAATTGGAGGAAATTCACGAAAATCTGTCATTTCATTTATTGTGATTCCAATAATCAGACCAACTGCTATTGCTGTTATCAAAATGCCGACCTTTAGCCACGGAAAGCGGAATGAGAAACTCCAGCCATTTTTTTGTTCAGGTACTTCCTGTCCTTTTTCAATCAGCAACATACGCTCTTTTTCACGCGATTTATGGGAAAAATACCAAGCCAGAAAACCGGCGGTTAAGAATGCCAGAAAAATGATCGTAAATACAATTTGGTTCATAATATTTGTTGCTCTTGGTTCTAGTTACGGTTCAACTGTTTGATGCACAAACCTCTCAAAAGGTTACAAATAAATTGAAATTTTTGATGTACAGAATGTAAAAGTGGCTCGCCCCTTCAGGGCTTTCGATTTTTTATCTCTAGCAGACCCACCATTAAAATGGTGGGCTAAAATGTATGGCCATGGCTACGCCATTTTTGTTAAAACGATTTGACCTCACACCGTTCTGCTGCTTTCCACTTAATTGAAGCAGTACAAATCCACGATTTAAGCCAAAAAATCACCAATCTTGCAAACATCTTTTCAAATAATCGGTGGTAATTCAATCTCAAACCCCGTAGGGGTGTCCCAAACATAGCCCGGGGTTTCAACCCCGGGGAAGAATGCAGACCAAAATTAATACCGCCGAACAAAGAGAGTTGCTTGAAGTATTTAGCAGCTTTGAGGCGGTTATACTCAACATTGGTAGACATGGTATTTTTTTGAATGAGTATAGTTTTTTAATCGTATCCCAGTCTTAGCGTGGTTTAAAACTTTGGCAGGTTCTGTAAGCAAAAATACTATGTCTGATTTACTTCAAAATTTGATGTTCATTCTTCAACAATCCATTGCCGCACCTAAATATTAGTTTCGCCCCTTCAGGGCTTTCATTTTACTTTACTGATTCATACCCACCATTGAAATGGTGGGCTATAATGTATGGCCATTGCTACGCCATTCTTCCTGTATAGACAAATAAATTTTACTACCGTGATCAACTCACCACGCCAAACTCTGTGGACAACTCGCCCCCAACCCCGTAGGGGTGAAACACTCATAGCCCGGGGTTTCAACCCCGGGTAAAGATTTACAGCAACATTTTTACCGCCGAACAAAGAGAGTTGCTCGAAGTATTTGCAGTTTTGAGGCGGTTTTGCGCTGTGCAAAAGACATGCTATTCTTTTAAAACATCCGCTTTTCTCTTTATCTATACCTTATAATCGATTGTTTAATTTGGCAGGTCCTGTGAATAAAAATACCATGTCTGATTTGATTTATATTCAACGGGTCAAGCGAACTATTGTACAAACTCAGATACATCCCGCATAACGAACACTTTCAATTAATGATCCCAACAGAACTTTCAACACATCTTACGGAAACTCTTGATCTAGAAATAAAAGATACTCAACCCCTATCCGGGGGAAGTATCAATCAAGCCGTGAAACTCTCCACGAACAAGGGTGATTATTTTTTAAAATGGAACCGTTCGGCGCCGGATGACTTTTTTGAAAAGGAAGCGGACGGATTGAAACGTTTAAGGGATGCCAAATCAAATCTCCAGGTTCCCAACGTTATTTCAACCGGAAAACCGGAACCCGGCCGACCGGGATATCTGCTGATGGAATTCATCGAGAAAGGCCGTACAGGAAACTCCTTCGAATTTGGGCAAAAACTGGCTAAGCTCCATCAAACCAAGGCTGAACAATTTGGCCTGGAAATGGATAACTACATCGGGAGCCTTCCGCAGAGCAATCGTCAATGCAACGACTGGACAGAGTTTTTCACCCAGGAACGCATTGATCCACAGATAAAAATGGCGGTCGATTCAGGCAAAATGGATGCAGGCATCAACCAAAACTGGAATCGGCTTTCATCGAAACTCAACGACATTTTCCCGGCAACAACCCCTTCACTCCTGCACGGCGACCTTTGGGGCGGAAACTACCTGTTTGACTCCTCCGGAAACGCTGTAATGATCGATCCTGCCGTCTACTACGGTCACCCGGAGATGGATCTCTCCTTCACCAAAATGTTTGGAGGTTTTTCTGCCGAGTTTTACAGCGGCTATGAATCGGAATCTCCGCTCGAGCCAGGATTTTCTGAACGCGTCCCCATTTATAATCTCTACCCACTGTTGGTACACGTAAACCTTTTCGGGGGGCATTACACCTCTCAGTTCAAATCTATCCTTAAAAATTATTAGCATCTGGGTCACAGATTCGTAATTTGGCAACATCAAATAGATTACAAAACAAACCGATCGCTCAATGCCTCACATTAAAACCTTTTCTTACGATGAAGCCGATTCTGAACTGAAAGAAGTGTATGATGACATCATCAAATCGCGGGGAAAGCTGGCCGAAGTCCACAAAATTCAAGGCCTGAATCCGGAAGCGCTGGTCGCTCACATGGACCTTTATATGACAACCATGTTCGGAAAATCACCGCTCAAAAGATATCAGCGGGAGATGATGGCTGTGGTCGTATCGGCAGCAAACCGATGTGAATACTGCATTCATCATCACGAGCAGGCACTGCTGGCATATTGGAAAGAAGAGGAGAAAACGAAATTACTCAGATTTAACAGGGCTGAATTGGATTTACCGGTAAAGGATCGCCTTCTATGCAATCTGGCCGAATATTTAACAATGAATGAGGGTCCCGACTACTCTCAGTATATAACACAACTCAAGGATGCCGGGTTCGAAGACCGGGCTATTCTGGATGCTGTTCAGATCATTGCCTATTTCAACTTTGTAAATCGGATGGTTCTGGGGCTCGGGGTTGAATTTGATGCGGATGAGATGAAGGGATACAATTACTAACGAATCGTTTTGAGCACAACGTTTGCCATGAATCCACCACAAAAAATTGTTAGCCTTGTTCCATCACTTACGGAGCTCCTGTTCGATCTGGGTTTGGGGAAGCAGGTAATCGGCCGAACGCGGTTTTGTATTCATCCGGAAGGAAAAGTGAATCAAGCTGAAATCATGGGAGGTACCAAGAATCCCCGGCTGGATAAAATTCAGGAAGCACAGCCCGATTTGATCATCGCCAACAAAGAGGAGAACCGGAAAAAAGATATCGAGAAGCTGCAATCTGATTTTGAGGTGATGGTAACCGATATCAACACCATCGAAGATGCGCTGCTTACCATTCACGAGATTGGAAAACGGTGCGGTGCAGAAGAGGCTGCCGAAGAACTAACCTCTGCAATCCGAAAAGAGTATGATAATGTACCCAATGAACCGCTGCTCTCCGTTGCTTATTTGATCTGGCGCGAACCGTGGATGACCATCGGCAGCGACACGTATATCCACTCAGTTCTGAGGCGATGGAAACTGGAAAATGTGTTTGGAGATCAGACGAGATACCCGAAAACCTCGCTGGATGAAATAAAAAATAAACAGCCGGATATTATCCTGCTCAGCAGTGAGCCTTATCCGTTTAAGGAAAAACACCTCAAAGAAATAGAGCAAAATTGTCCCGACTGCCGGGTGCTGCTTGTTGACGGAGAATGGTTTAGCTGGTACGGTTCGCGCATGCTCCCCTCGTTCAGAAAACTGAATTCGTTTCGAAAAGCGATCAGCTAAACGCTTATATATTATCACACTTCTCTTTTCGTTATCTTAGTTTCGATATGATTAAATCTACGTTTACTGCTACGTTTATTATTTTTGTTCTGGCATCAGGAGGGGTGTCGGCTCAAACCTCATCCGATCTGACCGCGGAAGAGCGTGCTGAGGCTATGGAGTATTTCATCCAGGGGGTTACCGATTTTGAAAATGAGGAGTACGAAAGTGCACTCGACAACCTGACCGCTGCTCAGCTGAAACTGTCTGAAGATCCCGGAATAAACTACGCCCTGTCTGATGTATACCTGATGATGGGTGATTTCAACAACGCCTCCTACTATGCACAAATCGCTGCCAACAGTGAACCGGAGAATCGCTGGTATCAGCTGCAGCTGGCAGAAATCTATCGGCAGGCAGGCCGCTATGAGGCGATTATCGATGTGTTTGATACTGTTCTGGAATATCATCCCGATGATGCGGATGTTCTCTACTTGAAATCGCAGGCGTATGTAGAGTTTGGGGAACTGGAGAAATCAAACGAGACCCTTGATCGATTGATTGAAATTCGTGGAAGTGAGTTTGAGCTACATCTAAGAAAATTCCAGAATTTCAATGCCATGCAGCAACGAGACAAAGCTCTTGAGCAGCTGGAAATCATGCGTGACCTGAACCCCGGAAATATCTCCACTCTCCATACAATTAGTCAGCACTACATGGAATTGGGCGATCTTGAATCCGCTCGAGAAACACTCCTGGATGCCAAAAATCGAAACCCAAGAGATCCTCAAACGCTTATACTCCTGGCAGAAATATTTATTGAAAATGAGGAGTGGGAAAACCTCGGGGAGACATTCATCACCCTACTGGAAGATCCCCTGCTCTACCCCACTCAAAAGATGGAGCTGGTTCGGTTTCTGTACATGCAGCATCAGCAACGGCCTAATGAGCAGCTTCTTACCGAGCAAACATCTGAAGCAATTACGGCCTTCAGCAGAAGTGAACCTGAATTTGGTCCGGCACAACTCATTGCCTCCGAGTTTTTCATTCAGCAAAACAATCTGGAGCTTGCTCTTGAGACTTTGGAACGGGCCGCCGAAGTTACCCCCGAAGAACCTGATGTTTGGAGTCAGCGTTTACAGGTTCTGTTCTCACTGGGCCGATATAATGAAGTCATTGCCCTTTCTGAAGAAGCCATGGAGATTGCATCCAACAACGCGTACGTTCACTTTTTTACAGGTGCATCTTACATGCTGACCGATCAATATGAATCAGCCGCTGAAGTTTTGGACCGGGCAACCGCGCTGCCGGCTCAACGAAATTTCAGGTCCGTAATCTATGGAACACTTGGGGATGTACAGCAAGAATTGGACGAGTGGAGTTCGGCCGTTGACGCCTACAATATGGCTCTGAGACTCGACCCAAATAATCACAATGCCCTCAATAATTATGCATATTTCCTTTCTGTTCGGGGAGAACGGCTGGCCGATGCATTGGAAATGGCCGAAAAAGCGATCTCTATTGAACCGGAAAACGCCGCATATCTGGATACCATCGGGTGGATCCATTTTAACCTTGGGAACTACGATGAGGCGAAAACGTATATAGAAAGAGCCATTGATACCGGAGATGCCGGTGCCGAAGTGTATGAACATCTTGGTGATGTATTCCGTGAACTTGGCGATATGGAACAGGCAAAGTCATGGTGGGCAAAAGCACTTGAAATGGAACCGGCTCGAGATTATCTGAAAGAAAGGATTGATTAATCGATTTTTTCGAACCACTTTATGCCGTATTACGTGATATCATCTGGAAAACAATCGATCATCTGATGCAAAGTCTATTGAAACCCCTACTTATCGGGATTACAACGCTACTTCTTCTGTCTGCCTGCAGCAGCTCGGAACGGCTTATATCCATCGAAGATATGGAGCGTTCAGATATCTCTCCCGAACAGCTGGTTGAACGAATACCGGATTATCGCGAAGATCTCAAAACACTTTCAGGTAACGGACGGGCCATAGTCAGCGAACCGGGCGGCAGTGATCGTGTAACCCTTCAGTTCCGGTCAGATCGAGAAAAGAGCCTGATTACTATCAGAACAAGTGTGGGTATTGAAGGCGGACAAATATTGGTTGATACAGATTCCCTTTTGATTTATAACCGCGTGGATAAATACGCAGAAAAGGTATCCCTGAATCAGAGTAACCTGACAAGTATAGGTTCATTAGCCTCATTGAATATGCTCGATATGTTTAGCTTTACTTTTCAGCCGGACGATATTCGCGGTATTTATGAAGATGAAACCCATTTTGTGGCTGTTTTGGATGACCGGTCACAAGTTACCATTTTAAAATCTGATGGATTTATTCAAAAGGTCACCCAATCGGGTGCAGATGCCGCCTACAGCCAAATTGATTATGAAGGTTACGCACAAATTGAGGATTTTTATCTGCCGCGGAAAATCACCATTTTAAGCAACGATGGTGACTCTAAAGCTACTTTTTTAGTTCAGCGCCTGGAAGTAAATACAACTTTACTTCCCATGGAGATCTCCATTCCTGAAAACATCCCAATTTACAGGATATGACGTTTCGACTACCAACCTACTTATTTCTTTTTCTTACACTCTGTTTTGGGGTTGATGTGCTATTTGCCCAGGATTCTTCCTATGAAGAGCAGCGCAATCAAGTGGTTCAGCAGCAAAATTCAACCCGCAGCCAGATCGAAACCCTGCAGGAACAGATCGACAACTACAGCGAACGGCTAGGGTATGCCACCGAGCGATATGATCAAATGTTTCAGCAGTATCAGGAGATGGAACGGTTAATTGCGCTACAGCAGGAGAACATCCGCCAAATGACCCGGGAACAGGAGCAGATAACGGAAGAGATTCAGCTCATCGAGCAAAATATCAACCGCCTACAGGAAGAGCTCCGCACTTTGATTGAGGAGTATAAAGAGACCCTCACTTTTCTCTATAAAAACGGACGTACGACAGAAGTTGCCCTGCTGCTCAGTTCCGGATCTTTCAACCAGCTTTTAATACGATCGTACTATCTCGGCAAATTTGATGAATATCAGTCGGCTCAGGCAGATCGGATAAAAGAAACGCAAGAGGAGTATGAAGAGTCGATCGTTGATTTAGAAGAGACCCGGGAGCGAAATCAAGAAGCTCTGGCGTCGATACGTGAAGAGACCGATCAGCTTCAGCAGCGACGAGAAATGCAGGAAAGAAATGTTCAGTTACTTCGCCGAGACCGGGATAATCTACAGGAGCAGCTGGAAATTCATCAGCGGCAGCTTGCAGAATTGACGGAAGTGCTTGAAAATTTAGTAGCCGAAGAGGAGCGGATTCAGCGTGAAGAGGAAGAACGCCGCCGCCGACTCGCGGAAGCTTCAGAAATTGAAGATGACGATGAGCGCCGGGCAGCAGAAGAGCGCTATTCCCGGCCAATACTTCGCGAAAGCGGGATTAGCAACGAAGAGCTCCTTGCATACGAAAACAGCTTTGAAGAGAATCGTGGCGAGCTTCCATGGCCTGTAGACAATGGGACGATTACGCAAAAATTTGGTATCCGTACTCATCCGGTGTTCAATACCCAAACCAATTTCCCGGGTATTGAGATTGCAGCCGTTCCCGGTTCAACCGTTAGGGCCGTGAATGACGGATATGTATTTGGCATTCAGAATTTCCTCGGTTTTGGCGATGTTGTATTGGTTCATCACGGCACCTATAAAACCATGTATGGAAACATGAGTGAAGTTTTTGTCCGAAAAAATCAGGTCCTTCAAAAAGGTGATGTAGTCGGACTTTCCGGAGATGAAAATTCTGCAAACGGAGAAGTTATCATCTTTATGATTGCAGAGGGCAGCGAATATATTGATCCCCAGCAGTGGCTGCAGTCTACTCCTGTTCCCTGATACCCGATTTTTTTGAGTTTACTTCAGATTTACAAACTGAAGCGGAATCCCGAAGTTTTTACTCTTCAGATACTGAATCACTTCCTGCAGATCGTCAATCTTTTTCCCTGAAACCCTCACCTGATCATCCTGAATGGCCGGCTGAACTTTTAGCTTCAGCCCTTTAATCTCTTTCACAATTTTTTTCGCCGTCTCACGGTCAATGCCTTCTTTAATGGTAGCACTCATCTTAACGTACCCCTGAGACGTCCCCTCTTCGCGTCCAAACTCTAAAGCCTTCGGTTCCAGTCCTCTTTTTATAAAGTGCTTAATCAGCATCTCTTTTACAGCTTTCAATTTCATCCCTTCTGCAGCCACCAGGTCGATTCGATTCTCCTTCTTATCAAAATTCACTTCGGTGTGAAGTCCCTTAAAATCGTACCGTGAAGTAACTTCCTTTAAGGTATTATTCACGGCATTATCCACTTCCTGGGCATTTATTTGGTTTACTATATCAAACGAGGCCATTTAAATAAATTTATTAATCAGATTATCGTGTCTTAAACTATTCAGTTTTGAATATATCATTATAATCATTTCACTCAGAATAATATTGAATTAAATTATACAACTCATACTCATTTTCTATCAATCAAATATATCGAGTTTCCATTAATTTTACGTATTTTATCAATTAATAATAAGGTACGTACGTGTTCGGTATAACTAACTCTCTCTATGAAAATTTGGGTGTTTATATTTTTATTGGTCCAATCTGTTTCTGAATTGGATTCAGATGAGCATTATGCTGACATCTATTTTCAGTTAAATGAAAACACTCAAAACACCAACTCTTCTGTTACCCTGCATCCCGACACCGGTGATCTCTACATCTACTACCAAAACCCGGGCTATCTGATACGATTTACCGAAAACAGTGAAGTTGACACACTAGCTACTCTTGAGTTCGAATCAAATTTTGGTCAAGTACTTGATGTCCATCCGGAGGATAAAAACCTACTTTTTTGGGATTCTGGGGTTGGCCGGGTTCACTCTTTTGACTTGAACGAGCGCAGCCTTGAACGGCTGGATGAATCACACAATCACATGAACCAATTCGGTCATGCCGCCACATTGGGAGAGGACGGAACCATCTATGCAATGGGGGGTTACGGATACTGGACATTTAAAAATTTACTGATCGAGTATATCCATGAAGAGCAGCAGTGGGAATTGGTCAGCATACCTGATCCAAACTTAGTGCCAAAAAATAATCTGGGATTATTATTGCACCACGATGATACCTTCACCTATTTCACAATGCCACTTGACCAAACAGTTGGTCACAACTTGGTATATACTTTCAAGCCTGCAGAGAATCGATGGGAATATAATGAAACAGTCACCTCACTTTTATCGCAGCGTACCATAGATGTAGAACGTTCTGCTTCGTATTACAGACAAACCAGTACACAAGCTGTGGATAGAGAGAAACATTTATTTGGGTTTTTAAATAATGCAAGCTCACAAAATGATCTGGCCTATATTCTTAATTACCGGGATAATGAAATGTACGAACTCGATTTGTCCCAGTTCAGCATCTATGATGCAAAAAACATTTTTTACTCCTCAAAACAGGACCGCTGGGTCATTCTGGGGCATCCATTCTCTA
This portion of the Rhodohalobacter barkolensis genome encodes:
- a CDS encoding YajQ family cyclic di-GMP-binding protein, which gives rise to MASFDIVNQINAQEVDNAVNNTLKEVTSRYDFKGLHTEVNFDKKENRIDLVAAEGMKLKAVKEMLIKHFIKRGLEPKALEFGREEGTSQGYVKMSATIKEGIDRETAKKIVKEIKGLKLKVQPAIQDDQVRVSGKKIDDLQEVIQYLKSKNFGIPLQFVNLK
- a CDS encoding fructosamine kinase family protein codes for the protein MIPTELSTHLTETLDLEIKDTQPLSGGSINQAVKLSTNKGDYFLKWNRSAPDDFFEKEADGLKRLRDAKSNLQVPNVISTGKPEPGRPGYLLMEFIEKGRTGNSFEFGQKLAKLHQTKAEQFGLEMDNYIGSLPQSNRQCNDWTEFFTQERIDPQIKMAVDSGKMDAGINQNWNRLSSKLNDIFPATTPSLLHGDLWGGNYLFDSSGNAVMIDPAVYYGHPEMDLSFTKMFGGFSAEFYSGYESESPLEPGFSERVPIYNLYPLLVHVNLFGGHYTSQFKSILKNY
- a CDS encoding low molecular weight protein-tyrosine-phosphatase → MPDSNRITKENPYKIVFVCLGNICRSPTAEGVMQHLVNERGLQSYFYIDSAGTSAYHIGEPANSKAQKVANERGFELKSRARRFESEDLYEFDLILAMDRENYQNILALDGNGSYSDKVKLMREFDPKAGNNAEVPDPYYGGMDGFNNVFDMVQRSCENLLDELEERIEK
- a CDS encoding peroxidase-related enzyme (This protein belongs to a clade of uncharacterized proteins related to peroxidases such as the alkylhydroperoxidase AhpD.), encoding MPHIKTFSYDEADSELKEVYDDIIKSRGKLAEVHKIQGLNPEALVAHMDLYMTTMFGKSPLKRYQREMMAVVVSAANRCEYCIHHHEQALLAYWKEEEKTKLLRFNRAELDLPVKDRLLCNLAEYLTMNEGPDYSQYITQLKDAGFEDRAILDAVQIIAYFNFVNRMVLGLGVEFDADEMKGYNY
- a CDS encoding murein hydrolase activator EnvC family protein; this encodes MTFRLPTYLFLFLTLCFGVDVLFAQDSSYEEQRNQVVQQQNSTRSQIETLQEQIDNYSERLGYATERYDQMFQQYQEMERLIALQQENIRQMTREQEQITEEIQLIEQNINRLQEELRTLIEEYKETLTFLYKNGRTTEVALLLSSGSFNQLLIRSYYLGKFDEYQSAQADRIKETQEEYEESIVDLEETRERNQEALASIREETDQLQQRREMQERNVQLLRRDRDNLQEQLEIHQRQLAELTEVLENLVAEEERIQREEEERRRRLAEASEIEDDDERRAAEERYSRPILRESGISNEELLAYENSFEENRGELPWPVDNGTITQKFGIRTHPVFNTQTNFPGIEIAAVPGSTVRAVNDGYVFGIQNFLGFGDVVLVHHGTYKTMYGNMSEVFVRKNQVLQKGDVVGLSGDENSANGEVIIFMIAEGSEYIDPQQWLQSTPVP
- a CDS encoding RNA polymerase sigma factor translates to MPDRYIERVLNGDKEAFRFIIREYKEDAYNLAISIVKEEYAAKEVVQKSFINAYEGLAEFRKEAAFNTWFHRIVVNESYQLLRSRKPDRNHPFNEEQHIDGSNNSVHQAIDDQHKRHCIQTVLKAMKPDESLALRLFYLYEYSIKEVCEITGWSNSNTKVILHRARNNMREKLSKNFNLKPEEV
- a CDS encoding helical backbone metal receptor is translated as MSTTFAMNPPQKIVSLVPSLTELLFDLGLGKQVIGRTRFCIHPEGKVNQAEIMGGTKNPRLDKIQEAQPDLIIANKEENRKKDIEKLQSDFEVMVTDINTIEDALLTIHEIGKRCGAEEAAEELTSAIRKEYDNVPNEPLLSVAYLIWREPWMTIGSDTYIHSVLRRWKLENVFGDQTRYPKTSLDEIKNKQPDIILLSSEPYPFKEKHLKEIEQNCPDCRVLLVDGEWFSWYGSRMLPSFRKLNSFRKAIS
- a CDS encoding tetratricopeptide repeat protein; amino-acid sequence: MIKSTFTATFIIFVLASGGVSAQTSSDLTAEERAEAMEYFIQGVTDFENEEYESALDNLTAAQLKLSEDPGINYALSDVYLMMGDFNNASYYAQIAANSEPENRWYQLQLAEIYRQAGRYEAIIDVFDTVLEYHPDDADVLYLKSQAYVEFGELEKSNETLDRLIEIRGSEFELHLRKFQNFNAMQQRDKALEQLEIMRDLNPGNISTLHTISQHYMELGDLESARETLLDAKNRNPRDPQTLILLAEIFIENEEWENLGETFITLLEDPLLYPTQKMELVRFLYMQHQQRPNEQLLTEQTSEAITAFSRSEPEFGPAQLIASEFFIQQNNLELALETLERAAEVTPEEPDVWSQRLQVLFSLGRYNEVIALSEEAMEIASNNAYVHFFTGASYMLTDQYESAAEVLDRATALPAQRNFRSVIYGTLGDVQQELDEWSSAVDAYNMALRLDPNNHNALNNYAYFLSVRGERLADALEMAEKAISIEPENAAYLDTIGWIHFNLGNYDEAKTYIERAIDTGDAGAEVYEHLGDVFRELGDMEQAKSWWAKALEMEPARDYLKERID
- a CDS encoding DUF6249 domain-containing protein; translated protein: MNQIVFTIIFLAFLTAGFLAWYFSHKSREKERMLLIEKGQEVPEQKNGWSFSFRFPWLKVGILITAIAVGLIIGITINEMTDFREFPPIMMLLFGGIGMIIAHYVGKKDNG
- a CDS encoding DUF4292 domain-containing protein, giving the protein MQSLLKPLLIGITTLLLLSACSSSERLISIEDMERSDISPEQLVERIPDYREDLKTLSGNGRAIVSEPGGSDRVTLQFRSDREKSLITIRTSVGIEGGQILVDTDSLLIYNRVDKYAEKVSLNQSNLTSIGSLASLNMLDMFSFTFQPDDIRGIYEDETHFVAVLDDRSQVTILKSDGFIQKVTQSGADAAYSQIDYEGYAQIEDFYLPRKITILSNDGDSKATFLVQRLEVNTTLLPMEISIPENIPIYRI